Proteins from one Loktanella sp. M215 genomic window:
- a CDS encoding phosphoglycerate kinase produces the protein MAWKTLDDMDLGGKRVLVRVDINVPVEDGHVTDTTRIDRIVPTVKDIQAKGGKPILLAHFDRPKGRVVPEMSLRQIVPALEKALGQDVIFLDGSYGEGVAAMNDGDVALLENLRFNPGEEGNDEGFAKRLASLGDVYVNDAFSAAHRAHASTEALAHLLPACAGRLMAEELGALEKALGTPERPVVAVVGGAKVSTKLDLLSNLVEKVDVLVIGGGMANTFLAASGIDVGKSLCEHDLAQTARDIAQKAAARGCEILLPRDVVVAREFKAGAANEVVKTEDCPADAMILDAGPDSVAHIVQVFERARTLVWNGPLGAFEIEPFDAATNAAAKAAADLTRAGKLISVAGGGDTVAALNKAGAADDFTYVSTAGGAFLEWMEGKALPGVAALEK, from the coding sequence ATGGCTTGGAAGACCCTTGATGACATGGACCTTGGCGGCAAGCGCGTGCTGGTGCGGGTCGATATCAACGTGCCCGTCGAGGACGGCCACGTCACCGACACCACGCGCATCGACCGGATCGTGCCGACGGTGAAGGACATTCAGGCCAAGGGTGGCAAGCCGATCCTGCTGGCGCACTTCGACCGGCCCAAGGGCCGCGTCGTGCCGGAAATGTCCCTGCGCCAGATCGTGCCCGCGCTGGAAAAGGCACTGGGGCAGGACGTGATCTTCCTGGATGGCAGCTACGGCGAAGGTGTCGCTGCGATGAACGACGGCGACGTGGCCCTGCTGGAAAACCTGCGTTTCAATCCCGGCGAGGAAGGCAATGACGAGGGTTTTGCAAAGCGCCTCGCCTCGCTTGGCGACGTTTATGTCAACGACGCTTTCTCTGCCGCGCACCGCGCGCATGCCAGCACGGAGGCACTCGCCCACCTGTTGCCCGCCTGCGCCGGCCGGTTGATGGCCGAGGAGCTGGGCGCGCTGGAAAAGGCCCTTGGCACGCCGGAACGCCCCGTCGTGGCGGTGGTCGGTGGCGCCAAGGTCTCCACCAAGCTCGATCTTTTGTCGAATCTTGTGGAAAAGGTCGACGTGCTGGTGATCGGCGGCGGCATGGCGAACACCTTCCTCGCGGCCTCTGGCATCGACGTGGGCAAGTCGCTGTGCGAGCATGATCTGGCCCAGACCGCCCGCGATATCGCGCAAAAAGCCGCCGCGCGCGGTTGCGAGATCCTGCTGCCCCGCGACGTCGTCGTCGCGCGTGAATTCAAGGCCGGTGCTGCCAATGAGGTCGTGAAGACCGAGGATTGCCCTGCTGACGCGATGATCCTCGACGCAGGCCCCGACTCGGTCGCGCATATCGTGCAGGTGTTCGAACGGGCCAGGACGCTGGTCTGGAACGGCCCGCTGGGCGCGTTCGAGATCGAGCCTTTCGACGCGGCGACCAATGCAGCCGCCAAGGCTGCGGCGGATCTGACGCGCGCGGGCAAGCTGATCTCTGTCGCCGGTGGCGGCGATACGGTCGCCGCGCTGAACAAGGCGGGGGCTGCGGACGATTTCACCTATGTCAGCACCGCTGGCGGCGCGTTTCTGGAGTGGATGGAGGGCAAGGCCCTGCCCGGTGTCGCCGCACTCGAGAAATAA
- a CDS encoding peptidylprolyl isomerase, with protein sequence MADIKDPENTIILTLKDGDVIIQLLPDIAPKHVERMKTLARAGAYDNVAFHRVIDGFMAQTGDVDHANMEKDYNPGRAGTGGSEHPDLPAEFGKVPHARGSIGAARSANPNSANSQFFINFKDNDFLNGQYTVYGQVIEGMAHVDKIAKGEPPRNPDRIISMKVAADA encoded by the coding sequence ATGGCCGATATCAAAGATCCCGAAAACACGATCATCCTGACCCTGAAGGATGGCGACGTGATCATCCAGCTGCTGCCCGACATCGCCCCCAAGCACGTCGAGCGGATGAAGACCCTCGCCCGCGCGGGTGCCTATGACAACGTGGCCTTTCACCGGGTGATCGACGGCTTCATGGCGCAGACCGGCGACGTGGATCACGCGAACATGGAAAAGGACTACAACCCCGGTCGCGCCGGCACCGGCGGGTCCGAACACCCCGACCTGCCCGCAGAATTCGGCAAGGTGCCTCATGCGCGCGGGTCGATCGGTGCGGCGCGGTCCGCCAACCCGAATTCGGCCAACAGCCAGTTCTTCATCAACTTCAAGGACAACGATTTCCTGAATGGCCAGTACACGGTCTACGGTCAGGTGATCGAGGGCATGGCCCACGTCGACAAGATCGCCAAGGGCGAGCCGCCGCGCAACCCCGACCGGATCATCAGCATGAAGGTGGCCGCCGATGCTTAA
- a CDS encoding peptidylprolyl isomerase, whose protein sequence is MLKLAAALTILAAPVMADGLDITIAGQANGTIHVDLFKDSAPQHVAQIEKIAEEGGYDNVVFHRVIDGFMAQTGDVQYGKAGGDTAQAGMGGSELPDIPAEFSNEMSFDRGVVGMARSQDPNSANSQFFIMFAPGPFLDGQYTIVGQVTEGMDVVDQIKRGEGPNGSVTGEPDVMTKVVVTE, encoded by the coding sequence ATGCTTAAGCTTGCAGCAGCCCTGACGATCCTTGCCGCACCGGTGATGGCCGACGGTCTGGACATCACGATTGCGGGTCAGGCCAACGGCACGATCCATGTCGACCTGTTCAAGGACAGCGCCCCCCAGCATGTCGCCCAGATCGAGAAGATCGCCGAAGAGGGCGGTTACGACAACGTCGTGTTCCACCGCGTCATCGACGGCTTCATGGCGCAGACCGGCGACGTGCAGTACGGCAAGGCCGGCGGCGATACGGCGCAGGCCGGCATGGGCGGATCGGAGCTGCCTGACATTCCCGCGGAGTTCAGCAACGAGATGAGCTTTGACCGGGGTGTCGTCGGCATGGCCCGCAGCCAGGATCCGAACTCGGCCAACAGCCAGTTCTTCATCATGTTTGCGCCGGGTCCGTTTCTGGACGGGCAGTACACGATCGTCGGTCAGGTTACCGAAGGCATGGACGTGGTCGACCAGATCAAGCGCGGCGAGGGTCCGAACGGGTCGGTCACCGGCGAGCCGGACGTGATGACAAAGGTCGTCGTCACCGAATAA